ACGCACGCGACGAGATCAAGGCGGCCATCCGTCGCGAGAAGGAACGGGATGACCCCGACGAGGACCGTCTGGCGGAGCTCGAGGGACGGTCGGGAGCGCTGAAGTGGATCCTCGTCGCCTGCTTCGGCTATCAGGGCTTTGCGAATAGCAAGTATGGGAGAATCGAGTGTCACGAGACGATCAACGCGTTCGCTCGCGAGATTCTGCTGGCGGCGAAACAGCGGCTGGAAGCCGGCGGCTGGCGCGTCGTCCACGGCATCGTCGACTCCATCTGGGTGACCCCGGACCCTGATGTCGACGACGATGACCGCGAGGACCTCGAGACGCTCGCGACAGAGATCACGGAACGCGTCGAGATCCGCCTCGAACACGAAGCCCACTACGACTGGGTGGCGTTCGTGCCGCAGCGCGAGAGCGACGCGGGCGCGTTGACGAAGTACTTCGAGAAGGTCGCCGGCGACGACGATTTTAAGATCAGAGGGATCGAAGCCCGGCAGCGCTCAACCCCGCCGTTCATCGAGGCCGTCCAGCGGGACTGTCTCGACCGGCTCGATGCCACGCAGTCACCGGACGCTGTGCTCGGGCGTCTCGAACGAGCAATCGACGAACTGCAGGCGGGCAACTTAGCAGTGGAGCGACTCGTCGAGCGGAATCGTGTCTCCAAGCCGCTGGAAGGCTACTCACAGAATACTCAGAACGTAGCCGCCTTGAAGCGAGCCCGCGAGCAGGACCTGGCAGTCCACCCGGGGCAGGATATCGAGTACGTGGTCGTCGACGACGAGAAATCCTCACGAGAGCGTGTCGCCCTCGCCCACGAAGCGATCAAGACCTACGACGCCTCGTACTACGAGACGCAGCTGGTCAGAGCTGTCGAGAGTGTGCTTTCACCGCTCGGGTGGGACCGAACCGATATTCGTCGAGAGCTCTCCGGTGAGAGGGACGCTGTTTTGAGCTCATTCGGGACTACCAACGAACTGTCGTAGTGGTCCCCACCCCTGGTTTCCGTCGTTTCGATCCAACCCCACGTTTCCGACGTAATTTTCGACCCCCCTCGTTTCCGTCGTTTCCTCACGCCACACCCCAGATTTCCGTCGTCCGTACCCACTCTGTAGTAGGAGGTTTCTACTCGCGAGTCCAGTCCTGCATCCGGCTGTCTTCGAGGATCGTTTCGCGGACGACCTGGGGGTCCTCGATGAGTCGGTTCTGGAGGTGGATGCCGCCGGCACTCCCCTTGTTAATCTTCTCGATTTCGACAACTCCGAGGAAGGCTTGCTCTTTCAGGATGTCGCGGAACCGGCGGACGGAGAGGATGTCCATATCGAGATGGTTGCAGATCCGTTCGTACTGGTCGTACACCCGACTCGTGAGGAAAGCATCGTCGTTGCTGTTGACACTCAGTTCCGTGAGCGCCAGCAACGCCGCCTTCGCCTGCGTGGGTGCGCCGTTCACGAGTTCTCTGAACCGATCCTTTTCGGCGTGTTGCTGTGCCTGGCGGACGTGGTCCTCCGTCACTTGCTCTGCCCCGGCCTCGTAGCCGACCTCCCCGGCGTGGCGAAGAATATCGATCGCCTTCCGAGCATCGCCGTGTTCCTGCGCGGCGAAGGCAGCCGAGAGCGGAATCACGTCCTCGGAAAGGACGTCGTCCTGGAAGGCGTCCTCGCGGTTGAACATGATCTCCCGGAGCTGGTTGGCGTCGTATGGCTTGAAGAACAGCTCCTTGTGCTGGAAGCTGCTTTTCACGCGCTCGTTCACGTTGTCGACGTACTGGATCTTGTTGCTGATCGCGATGACACCGACGCTACAGTCGATTTTCCCCGCCTCCTCAGCGCGCGAGAGCTTCATCAGCACGCTGTCGTCGTTCATCAAGTCGATCTCATCCAGGATGATGATCACAGAATCGAATTGAGCGTCGAGCGTCTTCCAGAGGAGTTTGTAGTATTTCGACGTACTGAGGCCGGTATGGGGGACGGTGATTCCAGTCGAAGGTTCATCGTTCAGCTTCGCGGCAAGTGAGGAGATTGCTTGGGTCTCGGTATTGTCTTCAGCACAGTCGATATACGCTGTTCCAATCTCGACGTCATCCTGAGCGGCATTTTGAGCTCGTTGACAGACGTGTTTTGAAACGAGAGATTTACCGGTCCCAGTTTTCCCGTAGATCATCACGTTTTCCGGAGAGTACCCGTGGACAGCACCATTGAGACGTTTCGCGAGCTTCGAGATTTCCTCGTCGCGACCGACGATTCGGTCAGCCTCCGGAACGTGGCCGATTTTCAGGAGATCCTTGTTCGCGAAGATACGATGCCCCGATTCAAAGAGTGGGTCGTCGACAGAACTGGGTGAAGAGTCGGGCGTCATTGAATATCACACGGTGTGAGCGGGGGGAGTATAAATCTAGTGGAGGACACCACCCTACGTTTCCGACGTTCCTTGTCCGATATCAGCAGGAAAATGCCCTAATTCGGTGGAATTGGATTGCTGACAATATAGCCGCGTTTCCGACGTGAGGTAGGAAACCCGAAGACGGAAGCGTCGCCTCGATCTCGAATTCCGAACACACACACCCTACGTTTCCGTCGTAATCACTGAACAGGTGGGGAGGGACTTCGAAGAAGACGTCCACGACGAGATACCCAAGACAAAAGCGGCCTAGCCGTCCATAGCTAGCCGTCTATAGAAATGGCTGGAAAGGGTTGTTTCATCTGAGAGGGCGAAGTACTTCGCCCCTCCTTGGCAGAAGTACACTTAATGAACGTTTCTCAGCTATACTACTTTAATCTATGTGTTGCAGAAGTTAGTTCAT
Above is a window of Halorussus vallis DNA encoding:
- the orc4 gene encoding DNA replication protein Orc4, which codes for MTPDSSPSSVDDPLFESGHRIFANKDLLKIGHVPEADRIVGRDEEISKLAKRLNGAVHGYSPENVMIYGKTGTGKSLVSKHVCQRAQNAAQDDVEIGTAYIDCAEDNTETQAISSLAAKLNDEPSTGITVPHTGLSTSKYYKLLWKTLDAQFDSVIIILDEIDLMNDDSVLMKLSRAEEAGKIDCSVGVIAISNKIQYVDNVNERVKSSFQHKELFFKPYDANQLREIMFNREDAFQDDVLSEDVIPLSAAFAAQEHGDARKAIDILRHAGEVGYEAGAEQVTEDHVRQAQQHAEKDRFRELVNGAPTQAKAALLALTELSVNSNDDAFLTSRVYDQYERICNHLDMDILSVRRFRDILKEQAFLGVVEIEKINKGSAGGIHLQNRLIEDPQVVRETILEDSRMQDWTRE